The following proteins are co-located in the Camelina sativa cultivar DH55 chromosome 12, Cs, whole genome shotgun sequence genome:
- the LOC109128088 gene encoding chaperone protein ClpB1-like, producing MTSNLGAEHLISGLTGEVAMQEARDSAMKEVKNYFRPELLNRLDEIVMFDPMSHEHLRKIVQLQMKNVYGARPIRRWLERKVVTDMSMMIVREEIDDDSIVCVDVNEAKTDLVYRVDKHVEVKTEPTSDVVSHSRNKRGSNNEGNIVTLTKRIKNEVIVLD from the exons ATGACTTCTAACCTTGGGGCTGAACACCTTATTTCAGGGCTTACAGGTGAAGTGGCAATGCAAGAGGCTCGAGACAGCGCAATGAAGGAGGTGAAAAACTATTTCAGGCCAGAGCTGTTAAACAGATTGGATGAGATAGTGATGTTTGATCCTATGTCCCACGAGCATTTGAGAAAAATCGTTCAACTCCAAATGAAGAAT GTGTATGGTGCTAGGCCCATTAGGAGATGGCTAGAGAGGAAAGTGGTCACAGATATGTCTATGATGATTGTGCGAGAAGAAATCGATGACGACTCCATTGTGTGCGTTGATGTAAATGAGGCTAAAACTGATCTTGTCTACCGAGTAGATAAGCATGTGGAAGTGAAGACTGAGCCAACGTCAGATGTTGTGAGTCATTCACGGAATAAGAGGGGAAGTAATAACGAAGGTAACATCGTGACTCTAaccaaaagaattaaaaatgaAGTCATAGTGTTAGATTGA
- the LOC104733648 gene encoding putative chaperone protein ClpB2, chloroplastic — protein sequence MNATKFNPKVQVILPKVLALAQRLSHVQVTPLHLGATLIVDRTGVFYRAITSAGGCDTSAQSAVKVINQALNNLPKQAPPTPVPNRAIPQNPAGVNIAIAQQIVQNLTLPAPSIIPQNNSSLVTVLTRAQKKTNAGEEDLVISLLEDSQIRDLLQNAGFVPEKVKSEVEKLRGEVILKALKTYGTDLVEQAGKLDPVIGRDKEIRRVVGILSRRTKNNPVLIGEPGVGKTAVVEGLAQRILKGDVPINLTDVKLIALDMGALVAGTTLRGQFEERLKSVLKAVEDAQGKVVLFIDEIHMALGAGKAGGTTDASNLLKPMLARGQLRCIGATTLEEYRKHVEKDAAFERRFQQVFVAEPSVPETISILRGLKEKYEGHHGVRIQDRALVVAAQLSARYITGRHLPDKAIDLVDESCAHVRVQLDSQPEEIDNLERKGMQLEIEVHALEKENDKASEARLVEVRKELDDLRDKLEPLTIKYKKEKMVINETRRLKQRRDELMIALQEAERRYDLPKAADLRYGAIEEVVSAIAKLEENAKDNVMLTETVGPDNIAEVVSRWTGIPVTKLDQNEKKRLLSLADRLHERVVGQDEAVKVVAAAILRSRVGLGRPQQPSGSFLFLGPTGVGKTELAKALAEQLFDDENLIVRLDMSEYHEKYSVNKLIGAPPGYVVLNSKSLITCFVIDGIMENHMIVHFLF from the exons ATGAATGCTACAAAATTTAACCCCAAGGTCCAGGTTATACTTCCAAAAGTTCTGGCGCTTGCCCAAAGATTGTCGCATGTCCAAGTAACACCTCTGCATCTCGGAGCTACTTTGATTGTTGACCGGACTGGTGTTTTCTATCGAGCAATCACGAGTGCAGGTGGATGCGATACCTCGGCTCAGTCAGCTGTGAAAGTGATCAACCAAGCCTTAAACAACCTCCCAAAGCAGGCTCCTCCTACACCAGTACCAAACAGAGCCATTCCTCAAAATCCAGCTGGTGTTAACATAGCCATAGCCCAGCAGATAGTACAGAATCTTACCTTACCAGCTCCATCCATTATTCCTCAAAATAATTCAAGTCTTGTTACGGTCTTAACTCGTGCACAGAAGAAGACCAATGCGGGAGAAGAGGATTTGGTGATTAGTCTTCTTGAAGATTCTCAAATCAGGGATTTGTTGCAAAACGCTGGTTTTGTGCCAGAGAAGGTCAAGTCTGAGGTGGAGAAGCTTCGTGGGGAAGTAATCCTCAAGGCTTTGAAGACTTATGGGACAGATTTGGTTGAGCAAGCAGGTAAGCTTGATCCTGTGATTGGCCGAGACAAGGAGATTAGAAGAGTTGTTGGGATTCTCTCAAGGAGAACCAAGAACAACCCGGTGCTAATCGGTGAGCCAGGTGTTGGCAAAACTGCTGTCGTTGAAGGTTTGGCTCAGAGGATTTTGAAAGGAGACGTGCCTATCAATCTTACTGATGTAAAGCTCATTGCCTTGGACATGGGTGCATTGGTTGCTGGAACAACACTCCGCGGACAATTCGAAGAAAGATTGAAGTCTGTCTTGAAAGCAGTTGAAGACGCTCAAGGCAAAGTTGTTCTCTTTATCGATGAGATCCACATGGCTCTTGGTGCAGGCAAAGCAGGTGGTACCACGGATGCTTCTAATTTACTTAAACCTATGTTAGCAAGAGGTCAGCTTCGTTGCATTGGAGCTACTACACTTGAGGAATACCGAAAACACGTTGAGAAAGATGCTGCATTCGAGAGAAGGTTCCAGCAAGTGTTTGTAGCTGAGCCTAGTGTCCCTGAAACTATCAGTATTCTTCGAGGgcttaaagaaaaatatgaaggACACCATGGTGTTCGTATTCAAGACAGAgctcttgttgttgctgctcaGTTGTCTGCCCGCTACATCACTG GTCGACATTTACCGGATAAGGCAATTGATTTGGTTGATGAGTCTTGTGCACATGTAAGAGTCCAGCTTGATAGTCAACCAGAAGAAATTGATAACCTTGAAAGAAAAGGGATGCAACTAGAGATAGAAGTTCATGCTCTCGAAAAGGAGAACGACAAAGCTAGCGAAGCTCGTCTAGTCGAG GTGCGGAAAGAGCTTGATGACTTGAGGGACAAGCTTGAGCCTCTTacaataaaatacaaaaaagagaaaatggtaATTAATGAAACTCGGAGGCTTAAACAGAGACGAGATGAGCTCATGATTGCTCTACAAGAGGCTGAGAGACGATATGACCTTCCTAAAGCTGCTGATCTAAGATATGGTGCAATTGAGGAAGTTGTATCCGCAATAGCGAAATTAGAAGAGAATGCTAAAGATAACGTGATGCTTACGGAAACTGTTGGGCCAGACAATATTGCAGAGGTAGTGAGCCGATGGACTGGGATTCCAGTGACTAAACTTGACCAGAACGAGAAGAAGAGACTACTTTCTCTTGCAGATAGGTTGCACGAGAGAGTTGTTGGACAAGACGAAGCCGTGAAAGTTGTGGCTGCGGCAATTTTAAGGTCGAGGGTTGGGCTAGGAAGGCCACAACAACCGTCTGGTTCTTTTCTCTTCCTCGGTCCAACTGGTGTTGGCAAAACTGAGCTGGCTAAGGCTCTTGCTGAGCAACTCTTTGACGATGAAAACCTAATAGTTAGGCTTGATATGTCGGAGTATCATGAAAAATACTCTGTTAATAAACTTATAGGGGCACCACCTGGGTACGTAGTGCTTAACTCAAAGTCTCTTATTACGTGTTTTGTAATTGATGGTATAATGGAAAATCACATGATAGTACACTTTCTTTTCTAG
- the LOC104732177 gene encoding DNA-directed RNA polymerase V subunit 7-like: protein MFLKVQLPWNMMIPAENMDAKGLILKRAILVQLLDAFASKKATKELGYYVAVTALDKIGEGKIREHTGEVLFPVMFSGMTFKIFKGEIIHGVVHKVLKHGVFMRCGPIENVYLSYRKMPDYKYIPGENPIFMNDKMSRIQVEATVRVVVLGTKWMEAEREFQALASLEGDYLGPIFEE, encoded by the coding sequence ATGTTTCTCAAAGTCCAGTTACCGTGGAACATGATGATTCCAGCTGAAAACATGGACGCAAAAGGGCTGATTCTAAAGAGGGCTATACTAGTCCAGTTACTAGACGCATTTGCTTCCAAGAAAGCAACCAAGGAGCTTGGCTACTACGTGGCAGTCACAGCACTGGACAAGATTGGAGAAGGCAAAATCAGGGAGCACACGGGTGAAGTTCTGTTCCCGGTAATGTTCAGCGGAATGACTTTCAAGATCTTTAAAGGAGAGATAATTCACGGTGTGGTGCACAAGGTGTTGAAGCACGGTGTGTTCATGAGGTGTGGTCCTATCGAGAATGTTTACCTCTCATACAGGAAGATGCCGGATTACAAGTACATCCCAGGAGAAAACCCGATCTTCATGAATGATAAGATGTCTAGGATCCAGGTTGAGGCTACAGTGAGGGTCGTGGTGCTTGGGACGAAGTGGATGGAGGCAGAGAGAGAGTTTCAGGCGTTGGCTAGCTTGGAAGGTGACTATCTTGGACCAATCTTTGAAGAGTGA